Genomic DNA from Funiculus sociatus GB2-C1:
GAGTCTGACCAAAAACTACGACAGCAGCATTTTAGTAACGCAGCCAGTCGTCACCGCCTTACGCCATCCGAAAACCTTTCCCCTGCGCTTAGTAGATAAGTTTGTCAGAGTCAAGGGCAAAGAAGAACCTGTAGCCATTTACGAACTAGATGGTTGAACAACGTTGAGTTTTACAAAGCCCTAGACTTCCGTTGCTCCGGAGTTTTGAATTTTGAATTCAAAACTCTTACAGTGCTTGCGCCCGCAACCAAGCGACGGGCAAACTCAGCAACTTTCGGGGAGTAGGGACATAGGCTCTTTTGGTAAATACGTCGTAATCATTTTGTTCAATCACATCAAGAATCTGGCTGTACAACATTAAAGCTGCCCAGACAGGCCAGCGAACCTCCGGACTCAGATAGCTGATGCCTTTTTCTGCCTCCCTATAAAATTTACGCGCTCGTTGAATTTGGAATCGCATCAATTCGCGCCAGCGCTCGTCAACCACACCATTGATTAAATCGTGTTCAGTGTAGTTAAAGAGGGCTAATTCGTCTAGAGGGAGGTAGATCCGACCCCGACGGGAATCTTCTCCAACATCTCGTAGGATGTTGGTAAGTTGGCTGGCAATTCCCAATGCGATCGCTTGCTGTGTGGGAACATAAGCATCTTCATTCCAAGGTGTCACGTACTGCTTGGTATCCACACCCATCACAGATGTTGACATCAAACCTACAGTACCAGCCACCCGGTAACAGTACAGATGTAGCTCCTCAAAAGTCTTGTACCGACTGCGATATAAATCCATCCGTTGTCCGGCGATCATATCCCGAAACGGCTCAATATCTATTGAGAAACGTTGCAGCGCATCCACCAACGCTACATCTGGGTCATCTACTGGCTCTCCAGCGAAGACCGATTCCAGCTGTTGTTCCCATCG
This window encodes:
- the crtB gene encoding 15-cis-phytoene synthase CrtB; protein product: MLQLSKLPRMRTLASTEDAYELCRQITAKYAKTFYPSTLLMSKPKRRAIWAIYAWCRLTDELVDGSEAGITTPETLDRWEQQLESVFAGEPVDDPDVALVDALQRFSIDIEPFRDMIAGQRMDLYRSRYKTFEELHLYCYRVAGTVGLMSTSVMGVDTKQYVTPWNEDAYVPTQQAIALGIASQLTNILRDVGEDSRRGRIYLPLDELALFNYTEHDLINGVVDERWRELMRFQIQRARKFYREAEKGISYLSPEVRWPVWAALMLYSQILDVIEQNDYDVFTKRAYVPTPRKLLSLPVAWLRAQAL